The following is a genomic window from Halodesulfovibrio marinisediminis DSM 17456.
ATTCACGCATAATGGCAGTTACAGCCTGCTGGAACTCTTGTTCATTAGCTTCGGTAATGCAAGCACCACTAGCGCTGTTAGCTAATGCCAATACACAGTCATTTGTAGAAGTGTCGCCATCTACAGAAACGCAGTTGAATGAGCCGTCAACACCAGTTTTCACAATGCGTTTCCACATTGCTGCATCAATGTTAGCGTCGGTGATAACAGTGCCCAGCATGGTTGCCATGTTAGGACAAATCATGCCTGCACCTTTTGCCATACCGGCAATGACAATTGGCTTACCATCAACAGTAATTGTTCGGCTGGCTGTTTTAGGGAAGGTGTCTGTGGTCATAATGGCTTTTGCAAAGTCATCGCCAGTATGTTTGCCCACAGCGTCAGCAAGAGCTGGTGCAGCAGCTTCCCATTTTTCCATATCGAACTGCAAACCGATAACACCGGTAGAAGCAGGAAGAATAGCGTCGGAAGTAAGCCCGAGTCGGGAAGAAACAAGTTCCAGCGTACGTTTGCAGTTAGCAAGACCTTCTTCGCCGGTACATGCGTTAGCGCTGCCTGCGTTGATCATAACAGCTTGAACTTGAGTAGAAGTTTCAACAAGTTCTTTGGCAACCAGCACAGGAGCAGCCTGAAATTTATTTGTGGTGAATGTTCCTGCGGCAACGCAAGGTGTTTCACTTACGATAAGCGCAAGGTCGAGTCTGCCAGAATACTTTAAATTCCCTTCAATGGCAGCGTATTTGTATCCCTTAGGAGTATCCACAGCATTTCTCGTCTTTGTTAGTTGTTAAAACGTGGTTCCATTAGTCAATACGTCATAATTTGCGAGACTGCTCAGAATGTCAATGAGGAGTTGCAGTTAGTTTTAAGGTCTCTTCGGTCGGCCTGAGAACCTTTCTAAGTAGAAAGGTTTTCAGGAATCTCTAAAGACTTTTGCTTGCGAGGCTAGCTAGTGTTTATGTTCTCACGCGGCTTATGCCTCACTACCTTTCAATAAATAAAAAAGGGTGGAGTTAAAAACTCCACCCTTTTTAAAACGTCATAAAGTCGTAATTGATGCTGGGGGCGTGCATTCTTCGCTATTCGGGTCAAGGGGCAGAGCCAATCCCCGTCGGAGACACGCCCAAGGCAAAGAACCTTAAGCGCCGCAGGCATTCTTAGACTATGCTCCGCAGCATTTTTTGTATTTTTTGCCGCTGCCACATGGGCAAGGAGCGTTGCGACCGATTTTAGGTTCAGCACGCTTTGCTGTTTTTGCTTCTTCTTCTCCGCCGGAGTACGTAACGTCGGTTTCTTCTTTGTGGCGGAATTCGTCACGTAGCATCTGCTGTTCTTCCTCTTCGGAACGCTGAATACGCAGACGGGTGAGTGCCTTGAACACGTTTTCGCGGATGCGGAACAGCATGTCCTGGAAGAGTTCGAAGCCTTCGCGCTTGTATTCCTGTTTTGGATCGCGCTGACCGTAGCCACGGAGGCCGATACCTTCGCGCAGGTGGTCCATGTTGAGGAGGTGCTCTTTCCAGCAGCGGTCGAGTTCTTCAAGCAGGAAGTAACGGAGAACATCTTCGTATACTTCTTTTGCATCGTTTTTGAGCACTTCAAGGCGATTCTGAACAGCTTTGTGTGCGTCTTCCTGAGTAGGAACAGACT
Proteins encoded in this region:
- the argJ gene encoding bifunctional glutamate N-acetyltransferase/amino-acid acetyltransferase ArgJ, translated to MDTPKGYKYAAIEGNLKYSGRLDLALIVSETPCVAAGTFTTNKFQAAPVLVAKELVETSTQVQAVMINAGSANACTGEEGLANCKRTLELVSSRLGLTSDAILPASTGVIGLQFDMEKWEAAAPALADAVGKHTGDDFAKAIMTTDTFPKTASRTITVDGKPIVIAGMAKGAGMICPNMATMLGTVITDANIDAAMWKRIVKTGVDGSFNCVSVDGDTSTNDCVLALANSASGACITEANEQEFQQAVTAIMRELSYQLVQDGEGATKVMQIKVTGAKNDAEADQVARTVGHSPLVKTAIYGKDANWGRIVAAIGRSGVEFEANDVQLSMCGIELFKDGQPTDADFDTLLKPYLEERDILIDIVLGNGDGKAELFASDLTHEYITINADYRS